Proteins encoded by one window of Nicotiana tabacum cultivar K326 chromosome 10, ASM71507v2, whole genome shotgun sequence:
- the LOC142165191 gene encoding uncharacterized protein LOC142165191, with protein sequence MVLKDWDPNFQMQNESMRIVPIWINLPGLPIQCWVEENLGRIASLLGKPICTDRLTAKCERVSYARILVEMDITQLFPDEVCVEIPDRSWMQRVEFKWKPKFCLDCNKFGHGTGKCQQATQQEEEPMKHKRRRKKRTKIGKHAVVIQGAAGKTKHREINYEELDRRNVFAPLTILESPFTEGQQGQPPSTIAGQTANEDMIACLETRVKKHRSQNICRKMGVDWQCKDNYDYAPNGRLWLLWKEANVHVTVLGRTEQLIHCLVKDKNSSFTSCITFVYGLYTVQHRFPL encoded by the exons ATGGTGTTGAAGGATTGGGACCCAAATTTCCAGATGCAGAATGAATCTATGAGAATTGTTCCAATTTGGATCAATTTACCTGGGCTACCGATCCAATGTTGGGTTGAGGAAAACCTAGGTAGGATTGCTAGCCTACTAGGCAAACCTATTTGCACTGATAGGCTTACAGCAAAATGTGAAAGGGTATCATATGCTCGAATCCTTGTTGAAATGGACATTACACAACTATTTCCTGATGAGGTTTGTGTTGAAATACCAGATAGAAGCTGGATGCAGAGAGTTGAATTTAAATGGAAACCAAAATTCTGTTTAGATTGCAACAAATTTGGGCATGGTACTGGAAAATGTCAACAAGCAACACAACAAGAAGAGGAACCAATGAagcataaaagaagaagaaagaagagaacTAAAAT AGGCAAACATGCAGTGGTAATACAAGGAGCAGCTGGCAAAACAAAACATAGAGAGATCAATTATGAAGAACTAGATAGAAGGAATGTATTTGCACCACTGACAATATTGGAAAGTCCATTTACTGAGGGACAGCAGGGGCAACCTCCTAGTACTATAGCAGGCCAAACGGCTAATGAGG ATATGATAGCTTGTTTGGAGACTAGAGTTAAAAAACACAGGTCACAGAATATCTGCAGGAAGATGGGTGTAGACTGGCAATGCAAAGACAACTATGACTATGCACCTAATGGTAGACTATGGTTATTGTGGAAAGAAGCAAATGTCCATGTAACAGTACTGGGGAGAACTGAACAACTGATTCACTGTCTAGTGAAGGACAAAAATTCATCATTTACCAGTTGTATAACATTTGTTTATGGCCTATACACTGTTCAACACAGATTTCCACTATAG